A region of the Penaeus vannamei isolate JL-2024 unplaced genomic scaffold, ASM4276789v1 unanchor5206, whole genome shotgun sequence genome:
TTTCCTATCACGCGGCGGGAACCTTGAGAGTAATTGGCAAGGATTATACGGCGTCGGAATCAGGATTTCATTTCTCTCACTTAACGGAGATAAAATAGATGACAGCGTCGGTGAGTTCAAACAAGAATACAGTAAATCCTTTCCGTATTCGTAATGCTTATAATTTTGTTAGACCGCTATCCGACGGACCGGGTGAGAAGCCTCTTCGCTCAGGAACGAATcttaaaagaaaacataaaacgtgaaaaaaaatatcaaaattaaatcCTTTAACGTTATCTACCTATCCAACAACACCGGATAAATCAGCTGAACATGCGAACCCTCCGCGAGTGAACACGTGCTACATATTCCGACCAGAATGGACAGTCGAACTCGGGGAAACGGGAAGCGAAGACCAGagaaaagagaccgaaagagagaaaaaacaccgcTCATTGTTTATTCTGGGCAAATAGACGACCCCGACGCGATGGCAGCGAGGGCGGCAGACACGGAGGCGACCCTAACGCTCTTCTtgggaaaaaaacagacacacgtacgcgcacacaaggtctatataagtacttatatagatagaccTTGCGCGCACACAGCCAGTCGTGTATTTTTATCTGTAGGTGTTTGTGTTGAATCATTACTATGACTGGTAATGAAAGGATTGGTGTTGTCGGATTCGCGCAGCCAGTTAGAGGCGGGCTAAAAGGTTGGAAAGATTCGCCTAGAGACACAGAATGAGTTCGGACGAAATGATATGATTAGTGAAAAGTCTGCGGCAGCGCAAACCGATTGGCGATGAGACATGAACGAAAGGGGAAGTGACAGGACATAAACGggcgtgagagaggaagagaaacgccCCAGGGTGAACGGCCTCGGGGAGGCGCTGGGAGGGAGGGTTTCAGGGAGGGCGAAAGGGCGCCGGCGgccggcgacggcggcggcgaaggagggCAAATCACCTGTGTCGTGCTGGTCTTGGTGGCGGGCGGGGGGGCTCGGGGGGGCGTCGTGCCCCAATATCGCCGTGACGGAGAACTTGAGGTGCGGTTTGCTGGACGTCTCGCTGGCGGGGCTGTGCGGCGGGCCGTCGCCGTCGCAGCCGCAGCCTTCCTCGCCGCCGTCCCTGGAGCGCGGGGGCGACGGCTGcgtggcggggggcgggggggtcagTCTGTCGGGCCCCGCGGGCCGTGCCAGCAGGCCCTGGAGGTAGTGCGAGGCGGGGTCGTCCTTGTAATAGAAGTGGTCTTGGCGGGGGTCGTCGGGGAGCAGGACGGGGGGCTTGGTGGCCACGGGGCGGGCCAGGTGCGACGCCGCGCGCTCCCGCAGGAGAGACTCCACCACGAAGGGCGCCGCCACGCCGCCCATGCTGCTGGCTACTGACGTGGTGGTGAAGGGCAGCGGGAGGGGCGCCAGCGAGCCCAGCAGGCTATGGGCGGGCAGGCCCGAGTGTGCGAGGGGGCGCAGACCCCCGC
Encoded here:
- the LOC138861396 gene encoding uncharacterized protein, whose amino-acid sequence is MLPSMSTAGVLGGGLRPLAHSGLPAHSLLGSLAPLPLPFTTTSVASSMGGVAAPFVVESLLRERAASHLARPVATKPPVLLPDDPRQDHFYYKDDPASHYLQGLLARPAGPDRLTPPPPATQPSPPRSRDGGEEGCGCDGDGPPHSPASETSSKPHLKFSVTAILGHDAPPSPPARHQDQHDTGSRRVIGNPHKDESNYNLHRTATA